One Mugil cephalus isolate CIBA_MC_2020 chromosome 8, CIBA_Mcephalus_1.1, whole genome shotgun sequence genomic window carries:
- the LOC125011824 gene encoding uncharacterized protein LOC125011824, whose translation MNPPMIISTSSVSTTKRKREAERSVNWTAEETQVLLCAWSDERVQKSLAENLRNRHVFKHLSARMSEMGFCRSPHQCRLRVKTLKANYVRAKLQRNFGSSQPCSFKYFAEMDAVLGRRSVGEDGGLRFISGDGMADHHFDSMDGMRSIALDLNSNAEVGGHHFGSSESEGRQRLSSLEERTGCHLDSSEVKLEDRQESTEEFEFSDTGFSPHPRNRHHKVYLETTIHPESNGTIVENGFSTPSPHVAASLPADADALPPPVAQPIASPTPLVPPHESPSDLPATARRLPESSSLEPALKHLSECFQRLVSETRDLLVQLESQRHDHARWHQDLLAQWLQREERQQRETAEREERREKARMEHEIRVLELLASLSRQQGCRCRDNQNLSEALTAPSHTTNKDGH comes from the exons GGAAACGAGAGGCAGAGCGCTCAGTCAACTGGACGGCCGAGGAAACTCAGGTGCTGCTGTGTGCATGGAGCGACGAGCGCGTCCAGAAGAGCTTGGCGGAAAACCTCCGCAACCGGCACGTCTTCAAACACCTCTCAGCTCGCATGAGCGAAATGGGTTTCTGTCGGAGCCCTCACCAGTGCCGGCTCCGCGTGAAAACCCTGAAGGCTAACTACGTGAGAGCCAAACTGCAGAGAAACTTCGGCAGCTCGCAGCCCTGCAGTTTTAAATACTTCGCAGAGATGGACGCGGTGTTGGGCAGGAGGTCCGTGGGAGAGGACGGAGGGCTCCGCTTTATTTCTGGAGATGGGATGGCCGATCACCACTTTGACTCCATGGACGGGATGAGAAGCATCGCCCTGGATTTAAATTCCAACGCAGAGGTTGGTGGACACCATTTTGGTTCCTCGGAGAGTGAAGGGAGACAGCGGTTGAGCTCCCTAGAGGAGAGGACAGGCTGTCATCTCGACTCCTCTGAGGTCAAGCTGGAGGACAGGCAGGAGTCAACGGAAGAGTTTGAATTCAGTGACACGGGATTTTCACCGCATCCAAGAAACAGACACCATAAGGTTTATCTGGAAACAACCATCCATCCTGAAAGTAATG GTACAATAGTGGAAAATGGCTTCAGCACTCCTTCACCACACGTAGCCGCATCTCTACCCGCCGATGCCGAcgctctccctcctcccgtCGCCCAGCCCATTGCCTCTCCTACTCCTTTGGTGCCTCCACACGAAAGCCCCAGCGACCTCCCCGCCACCGCTCGCCGTCTCCCCGAGTCCTCCTCCCTAGAACCTGCCCTGAAGCACCTTTCCGAGTGCTTCCAGCGGCTGGTGTCGGAGACCCGCGACCTGCTGGTGCAGCTGGAGAGTCAGAGGCACGACCACGCACGCTGGCACCAGGACCTCTTGGCTCAGtggctgcagagggaggagCGCCAGCAAAGGGAGACGGccgagagggaggagaggagggagaaggctCGCATGGAGCACGAGATCAGAGTCTTGGAGCTCCTCGCCAGTCTGAGCAGACAACAGGGATGCAGGTGCAGAGACAACCAGAACTTATCCGAGGCACTGACTGCCCCAAGTCACACCACGAACAAAGACGGCCATTAG